A region from the Desulfobacteraceae bacterium genome encodes:
- the nuoK gene encoding NADH-quinone oxidoreductase subunit NuoK: MIAPYSHVFLLAGLLFVMGAGCTVARRNLVMILLGFEIMLNAGAIAFVGAALRWQSIEGQVFALFILAVAAAEVSIGLALIICIYRRSGTVAPDRLD, encoded by the coding sequence ATGATCGCCCCATACAGCCATGTCTTTCTGCTGGCCGGCCTGCTGTTTGTAATGGGCGCCGGCTGCACGGTGGCACGGCGCAACCTGGTGATGATCCTGCTGGGGTTTGAAATCATGCTCAACGCCGGGGCGATCGCCTTCGTGGGCGCCGCCCTGCGATGGCAGTCGATCGAAGGCCAGGTGTTCGCGCTTTTCATCCTGGCCGTGGCGGCCGCCGAAGTCTCCATCGGCCTGGCCCTGATCATCTGCATTTACCGTCGCAGCGGCACGGTCGCACCCGACCGCTTGGACTGA
- a CDS encoding NADH-quinone oxidoreductase subunit J, producing the protein MTFQTILFYLLAALILWATGLAITRRNLVHAVVYLVLSFFGSALLFYLLGAPLLAALEVIIYAGAIMVLFLFIIMMLSGEALREKFHPRRQWLPAGCMGLLFGAVGILMVLHDPAASSPLMPAVASPARFGQHLFQRHWLAIEIVSLLLLVALIGALLIARRGGRRQNPAAEEPA; encoded by the coding sequence ATGACGTTTCAGACCATCCTGTTTTATCTGCTGGCCGCCCTGATCCTCTGGGCCACGGGGCTTGCCATCACCCGGCGCAACCTGGTTCACGCCGTGGTCTACCTGGTGCTGTCCTTTTTCGGCAGCGCCCTGCTGTTCTATCTTCTCGGGGCGCCGCTGCTTGCTGCGCTGGAGGTGATCATCTACGCCGGAGCCATCATGGTGCTCTTTCTGTTCATCATCATGATGCTGAGCGGGGAGGCGCTGCGGGAAAAGTTTCACCCCCGGCGGCAGTGGCTGCCGGCCGGGTGCATGGGGCTGCTCTTTGGGGCGGTGGGCATTTTAATGGTCCTCCACGACCCGGCCGCCTCATCGCCCCTGATGCCGGCCGTGGCTTCACCGGCGCGCTTCGGCCAACACCTCTTCCAGCGGCACTGGCTGGCCATCGAAATCGTTTCCCTGTTGCTGCTGGTGGCCCTGATCGGCGCGCTGCTGATCGCCCGGCGCGGCGGCCGGCGCCAAAACCCCGCGGCGGAGGAGCCGGCATGA
- the nuoI gene encoding NADH-quinone oxidoreductase subunit NuoI: MKALGAGFATTLRHLWRKPVTEEYPEYRRALPERSRARIVLTHDPDGGERCVACYLCSGVCPVSCISMQAAEMPDGRRYAAWFRINFARCIYCGLCEEACPTAAIQLTPDFENIQRDILKLVFEKEDLLVDGCGKDKTYNFYRWAGVATAAGGKGAHEREAPPVRVRSNLP; the protein is encoded by the coding sequence CTGAAGGCCCTGGGCGCGGGGTTTGCCACCACCTTGCGGCACCTCTGGCGCAAACCGGTTACCGAGGAGTACCCCGAGTACCGGCGGGCGCTGCCCGAACGCTCCCGCGCCCGGATTGTCCTGACCCACGACCCCGACGGCGGGGAGCGCTGCGTGGCCTGCTACCTGTGCTCGGGGGTCTGCCCGGTGAGCTGCATTTCCATGCAGGCGGCCGAAATGCCGGACGGCCGCCGCTATGCCGCCTGGTTCCGGATCAACTTCGCGCGCTGCATCTACTGCGGGCTCTGCGAGGAGGCCTGCCCGACCGCGGCCATCCAGCTGACGCCGGATTTCGAAAACATCCAGCGCGACATCCTCAAGCTGGTCTTCGAAAAAGAGGACCTCCTGGTGGACGGCTGCGGCAAGGACAAGACCTACAACTTCTACCGCTGGGCGGGTGTTGCGACCGCGGCCGGCGGCAAGGGCGCCCACGAGCGGGAAGCCCCGCCGGTCAGGGTCCGCAGCAACCTGCCGTGA
- the nuoH gene encoding NADH-quinone oxidoreductase subunit NuoH — protein sequence MFVWIAGIVLLLAKIGVILAVVLVVAAYLVWVERKLLARMQVRRGPNRAGKFGLLQPVADAVKLLTKEDTVPAEADRTIFLLAPAVVALTALLMFAVVPFGPPLTLWGRQVPMVIADLNVGLLFIFALSSLGVYGVALGGWAANSKFSLLGGIRGAAQMISYELALGLSLVPVVILAGSFSLVDIVAAQSRVPFVLVQPIACAIFFIAAVAEIKRIPFDLPEAENELGAGFHMEYSGMRFGLFFIGEYVHMQVLGALVAVFFLGGWHGPLLPGPVWLLLKMMLVCLVLIWIRGTLPRLRYDQLMALGWKVLVPTALVNILLTGMIVLL from the coding sequence ATGTTCGTCTGGATCGCCGGCATCGTGCTGCTGCTCGCCAAGATCGGGGTCATCCTGGCGGTGGTCCTGGTGGTGGCCGCCTACCTCGTCTGGGTTGAGCGCAAGCTGCTGGCCCGCATGCAGGTGCGCCGGGGGCCCAACCGCGCCGGAAAGTTCGGTCTGCTGCAGCCCGTGGCCGACGCCGTCAAGCTGCTAACCAAGGAGGACACCGTGCCGGCCGAGGCCGACCGCACGATCTTCCTGCTGGCCCCGGCGGTGGTCGCCCTGACGGCGCTGCTGATGTTCGCGGTGGTGCCCTTCGGCCCGCCGCTGACCCTCTGGGGGCGGCAGGTGCCCATGGTGATCGCGGACCTCAACGTGGGGCTGCTGTTCATCTTCGCCCTCTCATCCCTCGGGGTTTACGGGGTGGCCCTGGGCGGGTGGGCCGCCAACTCCAAGTTCAGCCTGCTGGGCGGCATCCGCGGGGCGGCCCAGATGATCAGCTACGAACTCGCGCTGGGGCTGTCGCTGGTGCCGGTGGTGATCCTGGCGGGCTCCTTCAGCCTGGTGGACATCGTCGCGGCCCAGTCCAGGGTGCCCTTCGTGCTGGTCCAGCCGATCGCCTGCGCCATTTTTTTTATTGCCGCGGTGGCCGAGATCAAGCGCATCCCCTTCGACCTGCCCGAGGCCGAAAACGAGCTGGGTGCGGGCTTTCACATGGAGTACAGCGGGATGCGCTTCGGGCTGTTCTTCATCGGCGAATACGTCCACATGCAGGTGCTGGGCGCGCTGGTGGCGGTCTTTTTTCTGGGCGGCTGGCACGGCCCCCTACTGCCCGGGCCGGTCTGGCTGCTGCTGAAGATGATGCTGGTCTGCCTGGTGCTGATCTGGATCCGCGGCACCCTGCCGCGCCTGCGCTACGATCAGCTGATGGCCCTGGGCTGGAAGGTGCTCGTGCCGACCGCCCTGGTCAACATCCTGCTGACTGGGATGATCGTGCTGCTTTGA
- the nuoG gene encoding NADH-quinone oxidoreductase subunit NuoG has product MPTLVIDNQEVEVPAGTKVIEAAEKLGIMIPRFCFHPALGSVGACRVCAVKFLAGPVAGIQMSCMVTALDGMVVSTTDPEAVDFRRQVIEWLMLHHPHDCPVCDEGGHCLLQDTTISGGHGLRRYRGAKRTYPDQDLGPLVRHEMNRCIHCYRCVRFYQEFAGCFDLGAMQIANRVYFGRFADGPLESPFAGNLIDICPTGVFTDKPSRYFGRRWDYQRAPSVCLHCSLGCRTVASARYRQTVRQEAGCNPAVNGHFICDRGRYGFSYADHPRRPRQARVGEAVKPLPEAVAFVRQELGRIARSAGPDAIGTLGGLRSSLETQAFLARLCRASGWRPPAFFNSAGLAARVAAAVAGLSPELATSLGEIEDADAVIVVGADPLNEAPMLALALRQAQRRGAPILVADPRPVRLPLAFQHLPLPPEALAAFLGAAVKDALPAGAAQALGDLPRAFWQALPAASGPAAANVLAESRRPLIVCGTETVPAALPALAADCARLLAVGRERCGLFYLLPGAGAFAAARVSPPGASLEALLEAIEAGRITALVVVEADPLSDFPDRPRLERALAQLELLVVLDHLSSVSAARAQVLLPTATIFEAGGILVNQEGRVQWAQPVLTGGIPVAQSGAGGHPPRDYAAGLPGGEPTPAWRFLTQLAGDARAADVGNLAACIAEVLPEFANLPRPAALPLEGIRLPLGGAAPFTSPTGEPAAAGPDGLTILLTQQTFGTETLSALSPPLQALEQPPRVALGPQSAEALGLASGDRLVVNAAGGCFEATLAVCAHMAPGVLVVPRHRDLNWQLLGPSGTRIPLGHIRRTEDPHAAVPQGRRS; this is encoded by the coding sequence ATGCCCACACTCGTTATCGACAACCAGGAAGTCGAGGTTCCGGCGGGAACCAAGGTCATTGAGGCCGCGGAAAAGCTGGGCATCATGATCCCGCGCTTCTGCTTCCACCCCGCCCTGGGGTCCGTGGGCGCCTGCCGGGTGTGCGCGGTGAAGTTCCTGGCCGGGCCGGTGGCGGGCATCCAGATGAGCTGCATGGTGACGGCCCTGGACGGGATGGTGGTCTCCACCACCGATCCTGAGGCGGTGGACTTCCGCCGGCAGGTAATCGAGTGGCTGATGCTCCATCACCCCCATGACTGCCCGGTCTGCGACGAGGGCGGCCACTGCCTGCTGCAGGACACGACGATCTCCGGCGGCCACGGCCTGCGGCGCTACCGCGGCGCCAAACGCACCTACCCCGACCAGGACCTCGGCCCCCTGGTGCGGCACGAGATGAACCGCTGCATCCACTGCTACCGCTGCGTGCGCTTCTACCAGGAGTTTGCCGGCTGCTTCGACCTGGGGGCGATGCAGATCGCCAACCGGGTCTATTTCGGCCGCTTCGCCGACGGCCCGCTAGAGAGCCCGTTTGCCGGTAACCTGATCGACATCTGCCCCACCGGGGTCTTCACCGACAAGCCGTCGCGCTACTTCGGACGGCGCTGGGACTACCAGCGCGCCCCCTCGGTCTGCCTGCACTGCAGCCTGGGCTGCCGCACCGTCGCCAGCGCCCGCTACCGCCAGACCGTGCGCCAGGAGGCCGGCTGCAACCCGGCGGTCAACGGTCACTTCATCTGCGACCGCGGCCGCTACGGTTTTTCCTACGCCGACCACCCGCGGCGCCCCCGCCAGGCCCGGGTGGGGGAGGCGGTCAAGCCCCTACCGGAAGCGGTCGCATTTGTCCGGCAAGAGCTGGGTCGCATCGCCCGGAGCGCCGGCCCGGATGCCATCGGGACCCTGGGCGGGCTGCGCAGCAGCCTGGAAACCCAGGCCTTTCTGGCGCGGCTGTGCCGCGCAAGCGGCTGGCGGCCGCCGGCCTTTTTCAACAGCGCCGGGCTGGCCGCGCGGGTGGCGGCAGCCGTCGCCGGCCTTAGCCCCGAGCTGGCGACCTCGCTGGGAGAAATCGAAGATGCGGATGCCGTGATCGTCGTGGGCGCCGACCCCTTGAACGAGGCCCCGATGCTGGCCCTCGCCCTGCGCCAGGCCCAGCGCCGGGGCGCCCCCATCCTGGTGGCCGACCCGCGACCGGTGCGGCTGCCGCTGGCATTTCAGCACCTCCCCCTGCCGCCCGAGGCCCTGGCCGCCTTCCTGGGCGCTGCGGTCAAAGACGCCCTGCCCGCCGGCGCGGCGCAGGCGCTGGGCGACCTGCCGCGTGCGTTCTGGCAGGCCCTGCCGGCCGCCTCCGGACCGGCTGCGGCGAACGTCCTGGCTGAGAGCCGCCGCCCGCTGATCGTCTGCGGCACCGAGACGGTGCCCGCGGCCCTGCCCGCTTTGGCCGCCGACTGCGCCCGGCTGCTGGCCGTCGGCCGCGAGCGCTGCGGTCTTTTCTACCTCCTGCCCGGCGCCGGCGCCTTCGCCGCCGCGCGCGTCTCGCCTCCCGGGGCCTCGCTGGAGGCCCTTTTGGAGGCCATCGAAGCCGGCCGCATCACGGCCCTGGTGGTGGTGGAGGCCGACCCCTTGAGCGACTTCCCCGACCGGCCGCGCCTGGAGCGCGCCCTGGCGCAGCTGGAACTGCTGGTGGTGCTGGACCATCTGTCCAGCGTCAGCGCCGCCCGGGCCCAGGTGCTGCTGCCGACCGCCACGATTTTCGAAGCCGGCGGCATCCTGGTCAACCAGGAGGGGCGCGTCCAGTGGGCGCAGCCGGTGCTGACCGGCGGCATCCCCGTCGCCCAAAGCGGTGCCGGCGGCCATCCCCCCCGGGACTATGCCGCAGGCCTGCCCGGCGGCGAGCCGACCCCTGCCTGGCGTTTCCTGACGCAGCTGGCAGGCGACGCCCGGGCCGCCGATGTCGGCAACCTCGCCGCCTGTATTGCCGAGGTCCTGCCGGAGTTTGCCAACCTGCCCCGGCCGGCCGCCCTGCCGCTCGAGGGTATCCGCCTGCCCCTTGGCGGGGCCGCCCCGTTCACCTCACCCACCGGAGAGCCGGCGGCCGCGGGACCTGACGGCCTGACAATCCTCTTGACCCAGCAAACCTTCGGCACCGAGACCCTTTCGGCCCTGTCGCCGCCGCTGCAGGCCCTGGAACAACCGCCGCGGGTCGCCCTTGGCCCCCAGTCGGCCGAGGCCCTGGGGCTTGCCAGCGGCGACCGGCTGGTGGTCAATGCCGCCGGCGGCTGTTTCGAGGCCACCCTCGCGGTGTGCGCCCACATGGCCCCCGGCGTCCTGGTGGTGCCGCGCCACCGCGACCTCAACTGGCAGCTATTGGGGCCATCCGGCACCCGGATCCCCCTGGGACACATCCGGCGCACGGAAGACCCGCACGCCGCCGTGCCACAAGGCAGAAGGAGCTGA
- a CDS encoding SLBB domain-containing protein, with translation MSPADAPYPQVLFRNRQPDRIATLEEYRQSSGYEALQTALNNLSPQKVRQQILEAMLQGRGGAAFPTGRKLMTVADDAPHPRYLVCNADEMEPGTFKDRVLIHADPHLLIEGMTLTAFAEGACHGIVFIRPEYESAARILERETGVARRAGLLGADILGSGFDFDIVVHRSGGRYICGEGSAQLNALMGRRPNPKQPPPYPTEKGLWGQPTVLQNVETLACVAPIIRNGPEWFKALALTETGAGTKIFCVSGKVRKPGCFELPMGVPLREIIETHAGGMLPGSEFKACLPGGASTRFLPREFYDLPMDFESLRQAGHRLGTGAIMVFDHKTCLVAATLNLITFFARESCGWCTPCREGLPYIRDLLERIEDGRGEPEFIAMLQAMAAHLWKAYCAFAPGAASPLESLLTYFEDEVQAHIRLGRCPFRVR, from the coding sequence ATGAGCCCGGCGGACGCCCCGTATCCCCAGGTTCTTTTTCGCAACCGGCAGCCGGACCGGATCGCGACCCTCGAAGAATACCGCCAAAGCAGCGGCTACGAGGCGCTCCAAACGGCACTGAACAACCTGTCGCCCCAGAAGGTGCGCCAGCAGATCCTGGAGGCCATGCTCCAGGGCCGCGGCGGCGCCGCCTTCCCCACCGGCCGCAAACTGATGACGGTGGCCGACGACGCCCCCCACCCGCGCTACCTGGTCTGCAACGCCGACGAGATGGAGCCCGGGACGTTCAAGGACCGGGTCCTGATCCACGCCGACCCCCATCTCCTGATCGAGGGCATGACCCTCACGGCCTTTGCCGAGGGCGCATGCCACGGGATCGTCTTCATCCGGCCGGAATACGAGAGCGCGGCCCGCATCCTGGAACGTGAGACCGGGGTGGCGCGCCGGGCCGGGCTGCTGGGAGCCGACATCCTGGGCAGCGGCTTCGACTTCGACATCGTGGTTCACCGCAGCGGCGGCCGCTATATATGCGGCGAGGGCAGCGCCCAGTTGAACGCCCTGATGGGCCGACGCCCCAACCCCAAGCAGCCGCCTCCCTACCCCACCGAAAAGGGCCTCTGGGGACAGCCCACCGTCCTGCAGAACGTCGAGACCCTGGCCTGCGTGGCCCCCATCATCCGCAACGGGCCGGAGTGGTTCAAAGCGCTGGCCCTGACCGAGACCGGCGCGGGCACCAAGATTTTCTGCGTGAGCGGCAAGGTCCGCAAACCGGGCTGCTTCGAGCTGCCCATGGGGGTGCCGCTGCGGGAAATCATCGAAACCCATGCCGGCGGGATGCTGCCGGGCTCCGAGTTCAAGGCCTGCCTGCCCGGGGGGGCCTCCACGCGCTTTTTGCCGCGGGAATTCTACGACCTCCCAATGGACTTCGAATCCCTGCGCCAGGCCGGGCACCGGCTGGGCACCGGCGCCATCATGGTCTTCGACCACAAGACCTGCCTGGTGGCAGCGACCCTCAACCTGATCACTTTCTTCGCCCGCGAGTCCTGCGGCTGGTGCACCCCCTGCCGCGAGGGCCTGCCCTACATCCGCGACCTGCTGGAACGGATCGAAGACGGCCGCGGGGAACCCGAATTCATCGCCATGCTGCAGGCCATGGCCGCGCACCTCTGGAAGGCCTATTGCGCCTTCGCACCCGGCGCGGCCTCGCCCCTGGAGAGTTTGCTGACCTATTTCGAAGACGAGGTCCAGGCCCATATCCGGCTGGGCCGCTGCCCTTTCCGGGTGCGCTGA
- the nuoE gene encoding NADH-quinone oxidoreductase subunit NuoE, translating to MLPTSLTEALKAKIAAAHPRELVVDVMLALQAQVGYLSDEAVAAAAELLRMTPLEIEELATFYTFIYREPVGRYVIHVCDSVICWMNGADSLAAHLSRRLGIAMGETTPDGLFTLLPVCCIGYCDRSPAILVNQRVYGPLTPESLDALLERLKSRGQETAAVEAVP from the coding sequence ATGCTGCCGACATCCCTCACAGAAGCGCTCAAGGCCAAAATCGCCGCCGCCCACCCGCGCGAGCTGGTGGTGGACGTCATGCTGGCCCTTCAGGCGCAGGTCGGCTACCTCAGCGACGAGGCCGTGGCCGCGGCGGCCGAACTGCTCCGGATGACCCCGCTGGAAATCGAGGAGCTGGCCACCTTCTACACCTTCATCTACCGCGAACCGGTGGGACGCTACGTGATCCACGTCTGCGACAGCGTGATCTGCTGGATGAACGGGGCCGACTCGCTGGCCGCCCATCTGTCCCGCCGGCTGGGGATCGCCATGGGGGAAACCACCCCCGACGGCCTCTTCACCCTCCTGCCGGTCTGCTGCATCGGCTACTGCGATCGGTCGCCGGCGATCTTGGTCAACCAGCGGGTCTATGGCCCGTTGACACCGGAAAGCCTCGACGCCCTGCTGGAGCGGCTGAAAAGCAGGGGTCAGGAGACCGCAGCGGTGGAGGCGGTCCCATGA
- a CDS encoding NADH-quinone oxidoreductase subunit B/C/D, whose translation MLSRADLLINWARKNSLWPMFFGLSCCFVEEATAFTARYDLARFGAEVLRPSPRQADLLIISGTVFKKIAPVVLRLYEQMAEPRWVISMGSCSNCGGMYDAYSVVQGIDQILPVDVYIPGCPPRPEAVLKGLVVLQEKIVREERPAAAVFHLRGGSQGTATPVRVDGLTKSRDPRGPGMVGSAIRGSDATPPAFFDSRCDLMWTPPAATITLTEAQQDLAADLRARFGEALRPAPRSSDIPTFEIPADRLKEVLRYLKTEARQRFRRLDDLTAVDESARRRTAADADFTLVYQLLSFEPAGRLRLKVPLRGDAPHSPTVTDIWPSANWYEREVFDLMGVHFDGHPNLRRLIMPHDWQGHPLRKCHPGRATEMPPYTRTDAVRHQPLDAGLFIKEKSVQRLLLNVGPHHVSTHGLLRYVLELDGEEITALEMDIGYHHRAAEKIAERQTWHQFIPYTDRVDYLAGAANNLPYLLAVETLAGITVPERAQVIRVLISELFRLSNHLVWFATFAHDLGAMGPNFYAFREREMILDIVETITGGRLHPSWFRIGGVAADLPAGWRAPLEAFVRIFPERLREYETLTTRNPIFRARTEGIGRISLDEAIDWGVSGPNLRACGLAWDLRKQFPYSGYENFTFEIPTATEGDCYARYQVRLAEMRQSLRIIAQAAALMPAGRHVSDDYRYTIPRREDMLHDIESLIHHFVNVTRGPCIPRGEAYAACEIPRGEQGYYVVSDGLGYPYRLHIRSPGFANVQVMPRLAVGASIADLIAVIGSLDYILPDIDR comes from the coding sequence CTGCTGAGCCGCGCCGACCTGCTGATCAACTGGGCCCGCAAGAACAGCCTGTGGCCCATGTTTTTCGGCCTGTCCTGCTGTTTCGTCGAGGAGGCCACGGCCTTCACCGCGCGCTACGACCTGGCGCGCTTCGGCGCCGAGGTCCTGCGCCCCTCGCCGCGCCAGGCGGATCTGCTGATCATCTCGGGCACCGTTTTCAAGAAAATCGCCCCGGTGGTGCTGCGCCTCTACGAGCAGATGGCCGAACCCCGCTGGGTGATCTCGATGGGCTCCTGTTCCAATTGCGGCGGGATGTACGACGCCTACAGCGTGGTCCAGGGAATCGACCAGATTTTGCCGGTGGATGTCTACATTCCCGGCTGCCCGCCCCGGCCGGAGGCGGTGCTCAAGGGGCTGGTGGTCCTCCAGGAGAAAATCGTGCGCGAGGAGCGCCCGGCAGCCGCGGTGTTTCACCTCCGGGGCGGCAGTCAGGGTACCGCCACGCCGGTCAGGGTCGACGGGCTCACCAAAAGCCGCGACCCCCGCGGCCCGGGCATGGTCGGCAGCGCCATCCGCGGCAGCGACGCGACCCCGCCGGCCTTTTTCGACAGCCGCTGCGACCTCATGTGGACCCCGCCGGCCGCGACCATCACCCTGACGGAAGCCCAGCAGGATCTGGCCGCGGATCTGCGAGCGCGCTTCGGCGAGGCGCTCCGGCCGGCCCCCCGGAGCAGCGACATCCCCACCTTCGAAATCCCCGCCGACCGGCTCAAAGAGGTCCTGCGCTACCTGAAAACCGAGGCCCGGCAGCGCTTCCGCCGGCTGGATGACCTCACCGCGGTGGACGAATCCGCCCGCCGGCGAACGGCCGCCGACGCCGATTTCACCCTGGTCTACCAACTGCTGTCGTTTGAGCCCGCCGGCCGCCTGCGGCTCAAGGTGCCCCTGCGGGGCGACGCCCCCCACAGCCCCACGGTGACCGACATCTGGCCCTCGGCCAACTGGTACGAGCGCGAGGTCTTCGACCTCATGGGCGTGCACTTCGACGGCCACCCCAACCTGCGCCGGCTGATCATGCCCCACGACTGGCAGGGCCACCCGCTGCGCAAGTGCCACCCGGGGCGCGCCACCGAAATGCCGCCTTACACCCGAACCGACGCCGTCCGCCACCAGCCCCTGGATGCCGGCCTGTTCATCAAGGAGAAAAGCGTCCAGCGCCTGCTGCTCAACGTCGGGCCGCACCACGTCAGCACCCACGGGCTGCTGCGCTACGTCCTGGAGCTGGACGGCGAGGAGATCACAGCGCTTGAGATGGACATCGGCTACCACCACCGCGCGGCCGAGAAAATCGCCGAACGCCAGACCTGGCACCAGTTCATCCCCTACACCGACCGCGTGGACTACCTGGCCGGGGCGGCCAACAACCTGCCCTACCTGCTGGCGGTGGAAACCCTGGCCGGGATCACGGTCCCCGAACGCGCCCAGGTGATCCGGGTGCTGATCAGCGAACTCTTCCGGCTCAGCAACCACCTGGTCTGGTTCGCCACCTTCGCCCACGATTTGGGCGCCATGGGGCCCAATTTCTACGCCTTCCGCGAGCGCGAGATGATTCTTGACATCGTGGAAACCATCACCGGCGGCCGCCTGCACCCCTCCTGGTTCCGGATCGGCGGGGTCGCCGCCGACCTCCCGGCCGGTTGGCGCGCGCCGCTGGAAGCCTTCGTCCGGATCTTCCCCGAGCGTCTCAGGGAGTATGAGACCCTCACCACGCGCAACCCCATTTTCCGCGCCCGCACCGAGGGCATCGGCCGGATCTCGCTGGACGAGGCCATCGACTGGGGGGTCAGCGGGCCCAACCTGCGCGCCTGCGGGCTGGCCTGGGACCTGCGCAAACAGTTCCCCTACTCGGGCTACGAGAATTTCACCTTCGAAATTCCCACCGCCACCGAGGGCGACTGCTACGCCCGCTACCAGGTGCGGCTGGCCGAGATGCGCCAGAGCCTGCGGATCATCGCCCAGGCGGCGGCCCTGATGCCCGCGGGCCGCCACGTCAGCGACGACTACCGCTACACGATCCCCCGCCGCGAGGACATGCTGCACGATATCGAGAGCCTGATCCACCACTTCGTCAACGTCACCCGCGGGCCGTGCATACCCCGCGGCGAGGCCTACGCGGCCTGCGAAATTCCCCGCGGCGAGCAGGGCTACTACGTGGTCAGCGACGGCCTGGGCTACCCCTACCGGCTGCACATCCGCTCACCGGGCTTCGCCAACGTGCAGGTCATGCCGCGGCTGGCGGTGGGCGCCAGCATCGCCGACCTGATTGCCGTCATCGGGTCACTGGACTATATTCTGCCGGACATCGACCGTTAG